The Pseudomonadota bacterium genome has a window encoding:
- a CDS encoding TetR/AcrR family transcriptional regulator codes for MDTKTQLLDAAERAARERGYDGFSYADLAASVGIKKASIHYHFPTKADLAMALVTRYRDANRAFRDQVDSAALVPTEKLSRFVAHYRDALGEGDMLCLCVSLALSPDRLSEQVREALNAFHAESIDWLQSVITDATKVGALAHAGDAREEASALLALVEGAQLHGRASGRVGDFDRATTRFIARLRGGAD; via the coding sequence ATGGATACGAAGACTCAGCTGCTCGATGCCGCCGAGCGCGCGGCCCGAGAACGAGGCTACGATGGCTTCAGCTACGCCGACCTGGCGGCAAGCGTGGGGATCAAGAAGGCCAGCATCCACTACCACTTCCCCACCAAGGCGGATCTGGCCATGGCGCTCGTGACGCGCTACCGGGACGCGAACCGAGCGTTTCGGGATCAGGTGGACAGCGCAGCCTTGGTGCCGACCGAGAAACTCAGCCGCTTCGTGGCCCACTACCGCGACGCCCTCGGCGAGGGCGACATGCTCTGCCTGTGCGTGTCCCTCGCCTTGAGTCCCGATCGCCTAAGCGAACAAGTACGCGAGGCCTTGAATGCCTTCCACGCGGAGAGCATCGACTGGCTGCAATCGGTGATCACCGATGCGACCAAGGTGGGCGCACTGGCGCACGCGGGTGACGCGCGGGAAGAGGCGAGCGCGCTCCTGGCGCTGGTCGAGGGCGCGCAGCTGCACGGACGGGCGTCCGGTCGCGTGGGGGATTTCGATCGAGCGACGACTCGCTTCATCGCTCGCCTTCGCGGCGGAGCGGACTGA
- a CDS encoding glutathione S-transferase, with product MKIYDVEGFPNPARVRIALAEKGATEQVEFVPVDLMNGEHRTEAFRARNPDATVPYAELECGTCISQCTAITEYIDGHFEGPSLFGDTPRQRAVTQMMNLRAEAGLMDAVGAYFHHATPGLGPDLETYQNQGWGQKRKQVAQDTMRYLDGVLEDQPYLAGDRFSVADITAFAGLAFADFAKVEIPPELHNLRAWRDRVASRPSIAS from the coding sequence ATGAAAATCTACGATGTTGAGGGCTTTCCCAATCCCGCCCGCGTGCGTATCGCGCTGGCCGAGAAGGGCGCTACGGAGCAGGTGGAGTTCGTCCCGGTGGACCTGATGAACGGCGAGCACCGCACGGAGGCCTTTCGCGCCCGTAACCCCGACGCGACCGTGCCCTACGCCGAGCTCGAGTGCGGCACCTGCATCTCCCAGTGCACAGCCATTACCGAGTACATCGACGGCCACTTCGAGGGACCATCGCTCTTCGGCGACACGCCTAGGCAGCGCGCCGTCACTCAGATGATGAACCTGCGCGCTGAAGCGGGGCTCATGGACGCGGTAGGGGCCTACTTCCACCATGCGACGCCGGGCCTAGGCCCGGATCTCGAGACCTATCAGAACCAAGGCTGGGGGCAGAAGCGCAAGCAGGTGGCGCAGGACACGATGCGCTACCTCGACGGCGTGCTCGAGGACCAGCCCTACCTCGCGGGCGATCGCTTCAGTGTGGCGGACATCACGGCCTTCGCTGGCCTCGCCTTCGCCGATTTCGCGAAGGTGGAGATTCCACCGGAACTCCACAACTTGCGCGCGTGGCGAGATCGCGTCGCCTCGCGGCCGAGTATCGCCAGCTGA
- a CDS encoding cupin domain-containing protein produces MELNADFFQRVLLHEDEVPWQASPMAGVQRRMLDRIGAEVARATTIVRYAPGSHFSPHTHGGGEEFIVLDGVFQDEHGDFPAGAYVRNPPTSRHTPGSAPGCVIFVKLWQFAPEDRTPVMIDMNKMASVEARDRPGVSVMPLFEDARESVRLEMWAPGQAVGLDLPGGGEFLVLEGEFAESGDRLRKHSWLRLPIGGQLSAVAGAEGARVWVKAGHLPFAKAPVVDV; encoded by the coding sequence GTGGAACTTAACGCTGACTTCTTCCAGCGCGTGCTGCTGCACGAGGATGAGGTGCCTTGGCAAGCCTCGCCGATGGCAGGGGTGCAACGCCGCATGCTCGATCGCATTGGCGCGGAGGTGGCCCGTGCCACCACCATCGTGCGCTACGCGCCCGGCAGTCACTTCAGCCCGCACACGCACGGTGGCGGCGAGGAGTTCATCGTGCTGGACGGCGTGTTCCAGGACGAGCACGGGGACTTTCCCGCCGGGGCCTACGTGCGTAACCCGCCCACCTCGCGACACACGCCCGGCTCCGCGCCGGGCTGTGTGATCTTCGTTAAGCTCTGGCAGTTCGCTCCCGAGGATCGCACGCCCGTGATGATCGACATGAACAAGATGGCAAGTGTCGAGGCGCGCGATCGTCCAGGCGTGTCGGTGATGCCGCTGTTCGAGGATGCGCGCGAGTCGGTGCGGTTGGAGATGTGGGCGCCGGGGCAGGCTGTGGGCCTCGATCTTCCCGGCGGCGGCGAGTTTCTCGTGCTCGAGGGCGAGTTCGCCGAGTCAGGCGATCGATTGCGCAAGCACTCTTGGCTACGCTTACCGATAGGTGGCCAGCTATCGGCCGTGGCTGGTGCCGAGGGCGCTCGGGTGTGGGTCAAAGCCGGTCATCTGCCGTTTGCGAAGGCGCCCGTGGTCGACGTCTGA
- a CDS encoding serine hydrolase domain-containing protein, translating into MLRHAVLVLVLLVLSASARATSPQEAADQLSAFIDDIPGLEPGFAAVVVTPDDVLLNKVMGVRRASTGAPLTVDTPIYIASQTKAYMGLLAAVLDERGILPLDSTVATYWPALALPGGLQAEDYTLRQLLTHELPINADFIVNTEAYVTRIDPEDYPRLIGEYAERRDAGFSYDNLGYNIYGAILETHTGKTWQQWLDEEVFTPLKLSRSSARTSDFSLDELAFSHQWQGEPGWHDVRPKYDGMMHSAGGIVTSTNDMARFLQLQLVGGGDATPFSRKAVALAQTSFVSTAMEDRKNAYELPCSGYSLGWNLCDFSGHQVFIHGGGYTGNRTMMAFSKDLGVGVAAFSNSDNQTGWFTSRTVTMFLQFLTDHPDAEKMRALRVERYPQRVARQLKYLSERVADSEADPQWQGWQWSPPTTALHEYVGRYRTDEVYLEWSLGVRGQLVADWGDISLTLEPAAPDLFATRSSPLDPWSPVRFLRDGAGKVIGLQREGHAYQKVAAPPGTSSQ; encoded by the coding sequence ATGCTGAGACACGCCGTTCTCGTCCTGGTCCTGCTCGTACTGAGTGCCAGCGCCCGCGCCACCTCGCCCCAGGAGGCGGCCGATCAGCTCAGCGCCTTCATCGATGACATTCCGGGCCTGGAGCCCGGGTTCGCCGCCGTGGTGGTGACCCCCGATGACGTGCTTCTGAACAAGGTGATGGGCGTGAGGCGCGCCTCCACCGGCGCACCGCTCACGGTGGATACGCCCATCTACATCGCCTCCCAGACCAAGGCGTACATGGGGTTGCTTGCCGCCGTGCTGGACGAGCGAGGCATCTTGCCTTTGGACAGCACCGTGGCGACGTACTGGCCAGCGCTGGCCCTGCCGGGGGGACTGCAGGCCGAGGACTACACCTTGCGCCAGCTGCTGACCCACGAGTTGCCGATAAACGCAGATTTCATCGTCAACACAGAGGCCTATGTAACCCGCATCGACCCCGAGGACTACCCGCGCCTAATCGGCGAGTACGCCGAGCGGCGCGATGCGGGCTTCTCCTACGACAATTTGGGCTACAACATCTACGGCGCCATCTTGGAGACCCACACGGGCAAGACCTGGCAGCAGTGGCTGGATGAGGAAGTGTTCACGCCCCTGAAGCTGTCGCGAAGCTCCGCCCGCACCTCAGACTTCAGCCTCGACGAGTTGGCCTTCAGCCACCAGTGGCAGGGCGAGCCGGGCTGGCACGACGTGCGCCCGAAGTACGACGGCATGATGCACTCGGCGGGGGGTATCGTGACCTCCACCAATGACATGGCGCGCTTTCTTCAGCTGCAGCTTGTCGGTGGAGGCGACGCCACGCCGTTCTCGCGCAAGGCCGTGGCGCTTGCGCAGACCTCCTTCGTGAGCACCGCCATGGAGGACCGTAAGAACGCCTACGAGCTACCCTGCAGCGGCTACTCCTTGGGCTGGAATTTGTGCGACTTCAGCGGCCATCAGGTGTTCATCCACGGCGGAGGCTACACAGGCAATCGCACGATGATGGCGTTCTCGAAGGACCTCGGGGTCGGCGTGGCCGCCTTCTCCAACTCGGACAATCAAACGGGCTGGTTTACCAGCCGCACCGTGACCATGTTTCTGCAGTTTCTCACCGACCACCCGGACGCCGAGAAGATGCGCGCCCTGCGCGTCGAACGCTATCCGCAACGCGTAGCCCGCCAGCTAAAGTACTTGAGCGAGCGCGTCGCCGACAGCGAAGCCGACCCGCAGTGGCAGGGCTGGCAGTGGTCTCCCCCGACGACGGCCCTCCACGAGTACGTCGGTCGCTACCGCACGGACGAGGTGTACTTGGAGTGGAGCTTGGGGGTGCGCGGCCAGCTCGTCGCCGACTGGGGCGATATCTCCCTAACGCTAGAGCCGGCCGCGCCAGACCTGTTCGCCACCCGATCGAGCCCCCTCGATCCCTGGTCACCCGTGCGCTTCCTGCGCGATGGCGCGGGCAAGGTGATCGGTTTGCAGCGCGAGGGCCACGCGTACCAGAAGGTGGCCGCACCGCCGGGCACTAGCAGCCAATAG
- a CDS encoding helix-turn-helix domain-containing protein — protein MQTHKLQRRHTLFRGEGLSTSLSYYTPDQHMAKHRHDYHQVSWLLVGEMQESGQRGERDVYRFSCGVKPAGFTHANRYGPSGSLILAVNIDPEMPLGLQALALGDWRWRPQEEDGAQRRFAELMPLLAEPSTCNEQLVWDLLALSLSHRDDTKRGATPPTWLANVREALREGGPDLDLAALAHEAGVHRVHLSRSFSQWFGTSPSAYRSRSALAKAVTALAKGHSLSGAANEAGFADQAHFHRVARRQTGLTPGALRRLSRCQQVTSVQ, from the coding sequence GTGCAAACTCACAAGCTCCAACGTAGGCACACCCTGTTTCGTGGCGAGGGGCTCTCGACCAGCCTCAGCTACTACACGCCAGACCAGCACATGGCGAAGCATCGCCACGACTATCACCAGGTCTCTTGGCTGCTCGTAGGCGAGATGCAGGAGTCCGGCCAGCGTGGCGAGCGCGATGTGTACCGGTTCTCCTGCGGTGTCAAGCCGGCCGGTTTCACCCACGCGAACCGATACGGGCCGTCGGGGTCGCTGATCCTGGCGGTGAACATCGATCCGGAGATGCCCCTGGGGCTGCAAGCGCTCGCGCTGGGCGATTGGCGCTGGCGCCCGCAGGAAGAAGATGGCGCGCAACGACGGTTCGCGGAGCTTATGCCCCTGCTAGCTGAGCCGAGCACCTGCAACGAGCAGCTCGTGTGGGATCTGCTTGCCCTATCGCTGTCACACCGCGACGACACCAAGCGAGGCGCCACGCCGCCGACCTGGCTTGCCAACGTGCGCGAGGCCCTGCGCGAGGGCGGCCCTGACCTCGACCTCGCCGCCCTGGCTCACGAGGCGGGCGTACATCGCGTACACCTCTCGCGAAGCTTCTCGCAATGGTTCGGCACCTCGCCGAGCGCCTATCGCTCGCGCAGCGCCTTGGCGAAGGCGGTCACGGCCCTCGCCAAGGGCCACTCGCTGAGCGGCGCCGCCAACGAGGCAGGCTTCGCCGACCAGGCCCACTTCCACCGTGTCGCCCGCCGCCAGACAGGTCTCACCCCCGGCGCGCTCAGGCGCCTGTCGCGGTGCCAGCAGGTTACGTCCGTACAATAG
- a CDS encoding SUMF1/EgtB/PvdO family nonheme iron enzyme: protein MRRQADTALDSVAMEPATRERAFTRLFAELVSLDDERRPTRRRAPWPSDTETSALAAALVNARLLVSDGEQEGPDRTLEVAHEALFTQWPRLQRWLHERGYDLSLLRQLERDARRWAEAMARRQGDELSLRWHRGRAPEIRRALSAITGGGVESLGEPMRSFVCPRREDWERVDRPFLERIELRERAMDFAARAPKGMDVDGDGLPDIAWVEIPGGEVTLEGGAGTFSTPAHYALGRYPVTYAQFMAFLADPESSPAGPWYAGLDHPHGDEPPKPTIREPWRPVVGVSWYDAVAFCRWLTARRAAVLGGQEIRLPTEWEWEWAARGREEQREFAWEGPWVDGYANLLEQEAGTTSPVDLCPQGGARDGMGDCTGNVEEWCLNEYEVADNQAVDGAKERSVRGGNWSLARRYARCAYRYWSHPYFRVILVGFRVCRCSPSS, encoded by the coding sequence GTGCGTCGGCAGGCGGATACCGCCCTCGATTCCGTGGCCATGGAGCCCGCAACGCGCGAGCGCGCCTTCACCCGGCTCTTCGCAGAGCTGGTGTCCTTGGACGATGAACGTCGGCCTACGCGCCGGCGCGCGCCGTGGCCTTCGGATACGGAGACATCTGCCCTGGCCGCGGCGCTGGTGAACGCGCGGCTGTTGGTCAGCGATGGTGAGCAGGAGGGGCCTGATCGCACGCTGGAAGTGGCTCATGAGGCGCTGTTTACCCAGTGGCCGCGACTCCAGCGGTGGCTCCACGAGCGCGGCTACGACCTTTCGCTGCTGCGCCAGCTGGAACGGGACGCGCGGCGTTGGGCCGAGGCGATGGCGAGACGGCAAGGTGATGAGCTGAGCTTGCGCTGGCACCGAGGTCGAGCGCCGGAGATTCGTCGCGCATTGAGTGCGATCACCGGCGGTGGGGTCGAGTCCTTGGGTGAGCCCATGCGCAGCTTCGTGTGCCCGCGGCGGGAGGACTGGGAGCGGGTCGACCGGCCCTTTCTTGAGCGTATCGAGCTGCGAGAGCGGGCGATGGATTTCGCGGCGCGGGCACCGAAGGGCATGGACGTGGATGGCGATGGACTGCCGGACATCGCTTGGGTGGAGATCCCGGGCGGTGAGGTCACCCTGGAGGGCGGTGCCGGCACCTTCAGCACGCCTGCGCACTACGCCCTGGGGCGGTACCCGGTGACCTACGCACAGTTCATGGCGTTCTTGGCTGATCCGGAGTCATCGCCGGCGGGGCCGTGGTATGCGGGGCTCGATCACCCGCACGGGGATGAGCCGCCGAAGCCGACGATTCGGGAGCCTTGGCGACCGGTGGTGGGCGTGAGTTGGTACGACGCCGTCGCCTTCTGTCGCTGGCTGACGGCGCGACGTGCTGCGGTGCTCGGCGGCCAGGAGATTCGCTTGCCGACGGAATGGGAATGGGAGTGGGCCGCCAGGGGGCGGGAGGAACAGCGCGAGTTCGCTTGGGAGGGCCCTTGGGTGGACGGCTACGCGAACTTGCTCGAGCAAGAGGCAGGAACCACCTCGCCGGTGGATCTCTGCCCGCAGGGGGGTGCTCGTGATGGCATGGGCGATTGCACGGGCAATGTGGAAGAGTGGTGCTTGAACGAGTACGAAGTGGCCGACAACCAGGCGGTGGATGGCGCGAAAGAGCGAAGCGTTCGTGGTGGCAACTGGAGCCTTGCTCGCCGATACGCGCGCTGCGCCTACCGCTACTGGAGTCATCCGTACTTCCGCGTCATCCTCGTCGGTTTTCGGGTGTGTCGTTGCTCCCCATCTTCCTGA
- a CDS encoding four helix bundle protein, whose amino-acid sequence MANDMIILVRTFDLLSWLVPACARFPRVFRDNVTARLIGAALDTQDTLLLAQAARQGDTRLRHLQDSSAHVQRLRVYLRLAHHLQWPTDGQYAHVTKLVDHVGALLGGWLRQAQAPS is encoded by the coding sequence ATGGCCAACGACATGATCATCCTGGTCCGAACCTTCGATCTACTGAGCTGGCTAGTCCCCGCGTGCGCCCGCTTTCCGCGTGTGTTTCGAGACAACGTGACGGCCCGCCTGATCGGTGCGGCATTGGATACGCAGGATACCCTGCTCCTCGCCCAGGCCGCACGCCAGGGAGACACTCGTCTGCGGCACCTGCAGGACAGCAGCGCTCACGTTCAGCGCCTTCGCGTTTACCTGCGCCTGGCCCATCACCTGCAATGGCCTACGGATGGCCAGTACGCTCACGTGACGAAGCTGGTCGATCATGTTGGCGCCTTGCTGGGCGGGTGGCTGCGACAGGCCCAAGCACCGTCCTAG